The DNA sequence AGGAAGGCGGGGTCGCCCGTGTCGCCGGGGCCGTCCGTGTCGCCGGGGCCGTGCGGGGCCGGTTCCCGGCCGGTGGCGCTGAACAGCATCTCCGCGGCGGCCTTGGCGTGCACGGCGAGGTTGTCGCCCTCGGCGGTAATCGCACCCTCGATGCCGGTGAACAGCTCGGTCATGCCGTTGTTCTCCAGGAGCCCCTGCGCGCCGCACCGTTCGCGGCATTCGACGATGACGGCGCGCGCCTGCCAGGTGATCCACCCCTTGGCGACGGCCACCAGACGCTCCGCCTCGCCCCGGTCGGCCTCCGGGGCCGACTCCCAGCGGTCCAGGGCCCTGCGGTGCAGCAGGCTCATCGCGTAGACGGTGGCCATCGCTCCGGCCAGTGGCCCGTGGTGGGTGCGGTGCGCGTACACCGGGATCCGCCGCGCGGTGCGCGACCCGGAGATCATCCGGTGGCCCGCGTAGCGGACGGCGATGGCCAGGGTGACCCGGGCGGAGCCGACCGCGCAGGCGCTCATGGAGAGCTTGCCGGGGACGACCCGGCCGATGGAGGCGAGGAACCGCCTTCTGCGGTTGGGGACTTCGCTGTGCACGTGCCCGTCGTCGCCGATCCACCCCTGCTGTCCGGCGAGCAGCGCGTCGCGCGGCACGAAGCGGCGGTCGAAGGAGGTCAGGCAGTGGTCGACCGGGGAGCCCATCCGGGCGGGCAGCCGCCGCACCCGGACGCCGGGCAGGGCGCGGTGGGCGTCGGTGAGCGGGACGAGGAAGAGGAAGACCCCGTGGTCGGCGCCGTCGACGAGCAGCCGGGCCGCGACCACACCGGACTTGGGGCCTCCGGCGGGGCTGGTGTTGGGCATGAACTTCTGCGCACCGGCGTGCGGGGTGTGCAGCACGAAGCCGTCGCGTTCACGGTCGTACGTCGCGGTCGTCTCGATGGCCGCCGCGTCGTTGCCGTGCGCCACCTCTGTACAGAGGAAGGTGCCCACGCGCCGCAGCGCGAGGAAGTCCGACAAGTCGCGGAGTGTGCCCGCGTCGTGGTCGAGGAGGCTGCCGAGGAAGAGGTTGTAGTGGATGCCCGCCACGGTGGTCAGCGCCGGGTCGACGGGGCCGAGCCACTCGTGCAGGGCGGCCAGCGCCCGGGGGTCGGCGGCCAGTCTCGCGCCGCTGTCGAGCGCGCTGTTGAGGATGCGCAGGCGGTGGTAGGAGAGGGCGAGTCGCTCGTCGGGGGTGCCGCCACCGGGTCGGCGGAAGGGTTCCGTTGTCAGCAGCCGGCGCCAGAACCCGTGCTCCTGACGGAAGTTGGGCCCGAAAAGCACCGCGGTGAGGAGGTCGTTCGTGGACGGCGGGGCCGCGTCGTTCATGATTACGGTCACAACAAAGTAACGATCAAGGAACGGCGAGGACACCCCCGCCGTCCCGAAATGCCCCTGGGAATCAGGCGCGTTGGAAAGCCAGGGCGACGTTGTGGCCACCGAAGCCGAAGGAGTGGCTCACGGCCGTCTCGACCCGCTGCCGACGGGGCTCCTTGGTCACGCAGTCGAGCGGGAAGGCGTCGGGGAGCGCGTCCAGGTTGGCGATCGGCGGGATGGCGGAACGTTCCAGCGTCAGGACGGTGGCCACCGCCTCGATCGCCCCCGCCGCCGCCAGGGTGTGCCCGACGACACCCTTGGGCGCGGTCACCGGCGGCCGGTGCGGAAAGAGCCGGGAGATGAGGGTGGTCTCCATGGCGTCGTTGAGGGGTGTGGAGGTGCCGTGGGCGTTGATGTGGTCGACGTCCGACGGTGTCCAGCCCGCCTGGTCCAGCGCCGCCCGGACCGCCCGCTCGGCGCCGTACCCGTCGGGGGCCGGGGCGGTGGGGTGGTGGGCGTCGGTGCTGGACCCGGCCCCGGTGAGCAGGGCGCGCGGGCGGCCGCCCCGGGAGCGGGCGGCACCCTCGCGTTCCAGGACGAGCATGGCGGCGCCCTCGCCGATGACGAAGCCGTCCCGGTCGGCGGCGAACGGGCGGGACGCGCCCGCCGGGTCGCCGGTGCGGGTGGAGAGCGCGCCCATCCGGGCGAAGGCGGTGACCACCAGCGGGGTCAGCACCGACTCCGCACCGCCCGCCACCACCACGTCGCAGCTGCCGCCGAGCAGGAGGTCACGGGCGACGGCGACGGCGGTGGCGCCGGAGGCGCAGGCGGTGGCGGGGGCGAGGCTCGGTCCGCCCGCCTTCAGCGCGATGGCGACCTCTCCCGCCGCCGCGTTGGGAATCATCATCGGGACGAGCAGGGGGGACACCGCCTCGGGGCCCGAGGCGGCCAGCTTGGCCGCGTTGTCCACCAGGACGGAGACACCGCCGACGCCCACGCCGAGGACCACCCCGACCCTGCTGCCGTCCCATCGTGCCGGGTCGAGGCCGGCGTCGGCGACGGCCTGCCGGGCGGCCACCAGCGCCAGCTTCACGAACCGGGCCATCCGCCACACCGACCGGCCGCCCACCGCGGCGTCCAGGTCGATGCCGTCGACCGGACAGGCGAAGTCGACCGGCAGACCGGCGAGTTCCTCGCACCGCCGGGCAGTGGAGTGCCCGGAGCACAGCCTCTCCCAGAAGCTGTGCTCGTCCG is a window from the Streptomyces sp. MMBL 11-1 genome containing:
- a CDS encoding acyl-CoA dehydrogenase family protein; translated protein: MNDAAPPSTNDLLTAVLFGPNFRQEHGFWRRLLTTEPFRRPGGGTPDERLALSYHRLRILNSALDSGARLAADPRALAALHEWLGPVDPALTTVAGIHYNLFLGSLLDHDAGTLRDLSDFLALRRVGTFLCTEVAHGNDAAAIETTATYDRERDGFVLHTPHAGAQKFMPNTSPAGGPKSGVVAARLLVDGADHGVFLFLVPLTDAHRALPGVRVRRLPARMGSPVDHCLTSFDRRFVPRDALLAGQQGWIGDDGHVHSEVPNRRRRFLASIGRVVPGKLSMSACAVGSARVTLAIAVRYAGHRMISGSRTARRIPVYAHRTHHGPLAGAMATVYAMSLLHRRALDRWESAPEADRGEAERLVAVAKGWITWQARAVIVECRERCGAQGLLENNGMTELFTGIEGAITAEGDNLAVHAKAAAEMLFSATGREPAPHGPGDTDGPGDTGDPAFLGRLFAAVEDLWFARARERMGAAPPGDPLGRWNAASSAALRGVEAHAYRQADEAYAEAVASLPEGPARERLAELRRLFALRWVAVNSGDLLASGRLTADQVTLLPDAVEDAVAVVAQHTPALVESFALPERLMSDWPIAGPGYVDVYDDPEGPWHRARRTGIRGRAAEFKRPVCGSRRRPLREKVAALGSRGVLLAYWGTTSMLARWFEKPQVSVDESVRPKA
- a CDS encoding beta-ketoacyl-[acyl-carrier-protein] synthase family protein: MSLPADQGTEAGTGTAIAVTGVGLVTPAGADEHSFWERLCSGHSTARRCEELAGLPVDFACPVDGIDLDAAVGGRSVWRMARFVKLALVAARQAVADAGLDPARWDGSRVGVVLGVGVGGVSVLVDNAAKLAASGPEAVSPLLVPMMIPNAAAGEVAIALKAGGPSLAPATACASGATAVAVARDLLLGGSCDVVVAGGAESVLTPLVVTAFARMGALSTRTGDPAGASRPFAADRDGFVIGEGAAMLVLEREGAARSRGGRPRALLTGAGSSTDAHHPTAPAPDGYGAERAVRAALDQAGWTPSDVDHINAHGTSTPLNDAMETTLISRLFPHRPPVTAPKGVVGHTLAAAGAIEAVATVLTLERSAIPPIANLDALPDAFPLDCVTKEPRRQRVETAVSHSFGFGGHNVALAFQRA